A single genomic interval of Chloroflexota bacterium harbors:
- a CDS encoding DEAD/DEAH box helicase → MRDILEIFSSATREWFRETFGAPTPPQSQGWDSIQRGEHTLILAPTGSGKTLAAFLWGIDELFQKPGFLKKPGFSGVHLLYVSPLKALNNDIERNLRQPLDGIRATAERLKIDLPTLRVAVRTGDTPQTQRAAMWKHPPHILITTPESLYLMLTSPRAREMFRTTRTVIVDEIHTLCGNKRGVHLALSLERLEHLATGRVQRIGLSATIKPLDEVARFLGGQESVNSEQSAVNEQSTVQHPTSNHQPRPVTIVDAGYHKPLDLQVVTVVEDFRELPGETVWPSVVPHVLNDIRQHHTTLVFANNRRLAERTADRLNAQLDAEQREEIPPGSTEALAPGGLPRDRGIFAIGAEGPIRAHHGSMSKETRRKLEEDLKAGRLPALVGTSSLELGIDIGAVDLVVQLQSPKSVAQGLQRVGRSGHLVGQTSVGRIYATFREDLVEAAAIARGMLDGDVEQTHTPENPLDVLAQQIVAMVACETWDVSALYDRVRGAYPYRNLSRESFYSVLEMLSGKYERVRARISWDRVNGRLAALPGSRLLAITNCGTIADTGAFGVYLPDGKTKVGELDEEFIFETRVGDTFLLGSHTWRVREIADDRIVVEDAAGATPRMPFWNGDYPWRPYELGVRIGKFRREIAEKFVGATHASPLQEIEKWLRDEYTLDENSIRNLIAHAQRQLDAIGVIASDTTIVVESFQDTIGEPRLVIHSPFGGRVNGAWALALMSALRERAGVQVETQTNDDGILFRFPSTREPPVDIVQKLTAADARERILRELPNSAVFGAQFRMNAGRALLLPKARGHKRTPFWLQRLKAKDLLALVSRYENFPIIAETYRDCLRDVFDLPHLEEILNQIQNGDIRIVPIETIVPSPVASELLFNFISVYMYEWDAPKAERQMQSLALRRETLDDVLGSDAMRNLLKPEAIAETQSREQHLSPEFRARTAEELALILHELGDLTEDEIIARSAGDASAWINQLAEQGRIARVTIRNESRWTPVELIHEYQSPDHEKILRRLLTNSAALTRRDILNRYAFPETWLDETLARLVAAREIAQMGDEFCDRRNLEQIHRRTLTLLRKEIQPVSLYAYADFLTRWQHCDARLSGAPGLRRVMEQLRGIASSREVWEHAALPARLTDFDPADLDALCRSGDLVWVAQKSSVRFFLRGEGGLFINAADISALSEPAQRVYEFLKAEGASFTTDLENALGVKDGSRAFGELVAAGLITNDSLDALQLAQRINPPGVARSADTSALAAELATRLADVPRPLTHSRYRDAKRRVAKRLREQLPIVNVEGRWSIVHRATILGQPLNDEARAAKLAQVLLWRYGIVTRDCIEHEEIQTAWALLYLHLQRMELRGEVRRGYFVEGLAGAQFALPDAVEKLRGASQTPSDALIVLNATDPGNVFGAPRLTRVPSTDLVLWRGQPVIIAENNGEAINTTSEIEPSVIARAVGVYLARVGASRRMLVKQWNQADILTSPGEPILKSLGFYRTPNGMEK, encoded by the coding sequence AACGTAATTTGCGCCAACCCCTGGACGGCATTCGCGCAACCGCAGAACGTTTGAAAATAGATTTGCCCACCTTACGCGTGGCGGTTCGCACCGGCGACACGCCGCAGACCCAGCGCGCGGCGATGTGGAAACATCCGCCGCACATTCTCATCACAACTCCCGAATCGCTCTACTTGATGCTGACGAGTCCGCGCGCGCGCGAAATGTTTCGCACCACGCGCACCGTGATCGTGGATGAAATCCATACGCTGTGCGGCAACAAGCGCGGCGTCCACCTCGCGCTCAGTCTGGAACGGCTCGAACATCTCGCGACAGGTCGCGTTCAACGCATCGGATTATCCGCAACGATCAAACCACTCGACGAAGTTGCGCGTTTTCTCGGCGGACAAGAATCGGTGAACAGTGAACAGTCAGCAGTAAACGAACAGTCAACAGTCCAACATCCAACATCCAACCACCAACCTCGACCGGTCACGATTGTTGACGCGGGTTACCACAAGCCGCTCGATCTCCAAGTTGTCACCGTCGTCGAAGATTTTCGCGAACTGCCGGGCGAAACCGTTTGGCCCTCGGTCGTGCCGCATGTCTTGAACGACATTCGCCAACATCACACGACGCTCGTGTTTGCGAACAATCGCCGTTTGGCGGAACGCACCGCCGACCGATTGAACGCGCAACTCGATGCGGAACAACGCGAAGAAATTCCGCCGGGTTCGACTGAAGCGCTCGCGCCGGGTGGTCTGCCGCGTGATCGCGGCATCTTTGCGATTGGCGCGGAAGGTCCGATTCGCGCGCATCACGGTAGCATGTCGAAGGAAACGCGCCGGAAGTTGGAAGAAGATTTGAAAGCCGGACGACTGCCTGCGCTCGTCGGCACGAGTTCGCTCGAACTGGGCATTGACATTGGCGCGGTTGACCTGGTCGTCCAATTGCAATCGCCGAAGAGCGTGGCGCAAGGTCTGCAGCGCGTTGGTCGTTCGGGGCATCTCGTCGGACAGACGAGTGTGGGACGGATCTATGCGACGTTTCGTGAAGACCTGGTTGAAGCGGCGGCGATTGCGCGCGGCATGTTGGACGGCGATGTCGAACAGACACACACGCCGGAAAATCCGCTCGACGTGCTCGCGCAACAAATCGTCGCGATGGTCGCGTGCGAAACCTGGGATGTCTCTGCGCTGTACGATCGCGTGCGCGGCGCGTATCCGTACCGCAATCTGTCGCGCGAATCGTTTTACTCTGTGCTCGAAATGTTGTCGGGAAAATACGAACGCGTGCGGGCGCGCATATCCTGGGATCGCGTGAATGGTCGGCTCGCGGCATTGCCGGGTTCGCGTCTGCTGGCGATTACGAACTGCGGCACGATTGCCGACACTGGCGCGTTCGGCGTTTATCTTCCCGATGGCAAAACCAAGGTCGGCGAACTCGACGAAGAATTTATTTTCGAAACGCGTGTCGGCGACACGTTCCTGCTCGGCAGTCACACCTGGCGCGTCCGCGAGATCGCCGATGATCGAATCGTCGTCGAAGACGCCGCGGGCGCGACGCCGCGAATGCCGTTTTGGAACGGCGATTATCCCTGGCGACCGTACGAGCTGGGTGTTCGGATTGGCAAATTCCGGCGCGAGATTGCGGAGAAATTCGTAGGGGCGACGCATGCGTCGCCCCTACAGGAAATCGAAAAATGGCTCCGCGATGAATACACGCTCGACGAAAACTCGATTCGTAATCTCATCGCGCACGCGCAACGCCAACTCGATGCCATCGGCGTCATCGCATCTGATACGACGATTGTCGTCGAAAGTTTTCAAGACACGATTGGCGAACCGCGCCTGGTAATTCACTCGCCGTTCGGCGGGCGCGTGAATGGCGCGTGGGCGCTCGCGCTGATGAGCGCGTTGCGCGAACGCGCCGGTGTGCAGGTCGAGACGCAAACGAACGACGACGGCATTCTCTTTCGCTTTCCCAGCACGCGCGAACCGCCCGTTGACATCGTACAAAAACTCACGGCGGCAGACGCGCGCGAACGGATTTTGCGCGAACTTCCCAACTCGGCAGTCTTCGGCGCGCAATTTCGAATGAATGCCGGGCGCGCGTTGCTTTTGCCCAAAGCGCGCGGGCACAAGCGCACGCCATTTTGGTTGCAACGTCTCAAAGCCAAAGACCTCCTCGCGCTCGTAAGTCGCTACGAAAATTTTCCGATCATCGCGGAAACGTACCGCGATTGCCTGCGCGATGTTTTCGATCTACCGCATCTCGAAGAAATCTTGAACCAGATTCAAAATGGCGATATTCGAATCGTGCCAATTGAAACTATCGTTCCGTCGCCGGTCGCGTCCGAGTTGTTGTTCAACTTTATCAGCGTCTACATGTACGAATGGGACGCGCCGAAAGCGGAACGGCAGATGCAATCGCTCGCGCTCCGCCGCGAAACATTGGACGATGTGCTGGGCAGTGACGCGATGCGGAACCTGCTCAAGCCGGAAGCGATTGCGGAAACGCAGTCGCGCGAACAACATCTTTCACCGGAATTTCGGGCGCGCACCGCAGAAGAGCTCGCGCTGATTCTGCACGAGTTGGGCGATTTGACTGAAGACGAAATCATCGCGCGTAGCGCCGGCGATGCCAGCGCGTGGATCAACCAACTAGCCGAGCAGGGACGAATTGCGCGCGTGACGATTCGGAACGAATCGCGTTGGACGCCGGTCGAACTCATCCACGAGTATCAATCGCCCGACCATGAAAAAATTCTGCGCCGATTACTGACCAACTCGGCGGCGCTCACGCGGCGCGATATTTTGAATCGTTACGCGTTTCCGGAAACCTGGCTCGACGAAACTCTGGCGCGCCTCGTCGCGGCACGCGAGATCGCGCAGATGGGCGACGAATTCTGTGATCGTCGCAATCTCGAACAAATTCATCGCCGCACGCTGACGTTACTGCGAAAAGAAATCCAGCCGGTTTCGCTTTACGCCTACGCTGATTTTCTGACGCGGTGGCAACATTGCGATGCGCGATTGAGCGGCGCGCCAGGTCTGCGCCGAGTGATGGAGCAACTCCGCGGCATTGCGTCGTCGCGCGAGGTCTGGGAGCACGCGGCGTTGCCCGCGCGGCTCACCGATTTCGATCCCGCTGATCTCGACGCGCTGTGTCGGAGCGGCGACCTGGTGTGGGTCGCGCAAAAAAGCAGTGTCCGATTTTTCTTGCGCGGCGAAGGCGGATTGTTCATCAATGCGGCGGACATATCCGCGTTGAGCGAACCGGCGCAAAGGGTGTACGAGTTTCTCAAAGCGGAGGGCGCATCGTTTACGACAGATTTGGAAAACGCGCTGGGAGTAAAGGATGGTTCACGCGCGTTTGGGGAATTGGTCGCGGCGGGATTGATCACGAATGATTCGCTCGACGCTCTGCAATTGGCACAGCGAATCAATCCTCCGGGGGTCGCGCGTTCCGCCGACACCTCCGCGCTCGCGGCTGAACTTGCAACGCGTCTCGCAGATGTGCCGCGCCCGCTCACGCACAGTCGTTATCGCGATGCCAAGCGTCGCGTTGCCAAACGCTTGCGCGAACAATTGCCTATTGTAAACGTGGAAGGACGATGGTCTATCGTGCATCGCGCGACCATCCTGGGACAACCGCTGAACGATGAAGCGCGCGCGGCGAAACTCGCGCAGGTTTTGCTGTGGCGCTATGGCATTGTGACGCGGGATTGCATCGAGCATGAGGAAATCCAAACCGCGTGGGCGTTGCTCTATCTGCACTTGCAGCGCATGGAATTGCGGGGCGAGGTTCGTCGCGGCTATTTTGTCGAAGGTCTGGCAGGCGCGCAATTCGCCTTGCCCGACGCGGTCGAGAAATTACGCGGCGCGAGCCAAACTCCGAGCGATGCGCTGATCGTCCTCAACGCGACCGACCCAGGAAATGTGTTCGGCGCGCCGCGTTTGACGCGTGTGCCGTCAACCGACCTGGTGCTGTGGCGCGGTCAGCCGGTCATCATCGCGGAAAATAATGGCGAGGCGATCAACACGACGTCGGAGATTGAACCGTCGGTCATCGCGCGCGCGGTGGGCGTTTATCTCGCGCGGGTGGGCGCGTCGCGCCGCATGCTCGTCAAACAGTGGAACCAGGCGGATATTCTGACGAGTCCGGGCGAACCGATTCTCAAATCCCTGGGATTTTATCGCACGCCGAACGGAATGGAAAAATAG
- a CDS encoding zinc-dependent alcohol dehydrogenase family protein: protein MQALKILRPNQTELVNIPIPDVLDRALLVKVMASGICGTDIHILRGEYLGAYPVIPGHEFAGVIEKVGAGVSRFKPGDRVAVEPNIACDNCANCLNNRQNFCLNWRAVGVTLPGGMAQYVVAPEQAAFDIGDLAFEQGAFMEPLSCVLHGVERLNPQMADRVALLGAGPIGCLLLQALHLRGASHVLIVDKNHARLELARALGASICLDDLDQLERDHYDTVVDATGAIPVMSRALEFARPGGKVLLFGVPPQGAKITLDAFTIFRKGLTILSSFTSVRNSLQAVALLQSERIRVADLISHRLPLRDFERGIELIEQGAENVKKVMLLPNG, encoded by the coding sequence ATGCAAGCATTGAAAATTCTCCGCCCGAATCAGACCGAACTGGTCAACATCCCAATACCAGATGTGTTAGACCGCGCGCTTCTCGTCAAGGTGATGGCGAGCGGCATCTGCGGAACGGACATTCACATTTTGCGCGGCGAGTATCTCGGCGCTTATCCAGTCATCCCAGGACACGAGTTTGCCGGCGTCATCGAAAAAGTGGGCGCGGGCGTTTCGCGTTTCAAGCCAGGCGACCGCGTCGCCGTCGAGCCGAATATCGCGTGCGACAACTGCGCGAATTGCTTGAACAATCGCCAAAACTTTTGTCTCAACTGGCGCGCAGTCGGCGTGACCTTGCCGGGGGGAATGGCGCAGTACGTCGTCGCGCCGGAACAAGCCGCGTTCGACATCGGCGATCTCGCGTTCGAGCAGGGCGCGTTTATGGAACCGCTGTCGTGTGTGCTTCACGGCGTCGAACGCTTGAATCCGCAAATGGCGGATCGCGTTGCGCTCCTGGGCGCGGGACCCATCGGTTGCCTTTTGCTTCAAGCGTTGCATCTACGCGGTGCGAGTCATGTGTTAATTGTGGACAAGAATCACGCGCGACTGGAACTTGCGCGTGCGCTCGGCGCAAGTATTTGTCTCGACGATCTCGATCAACTCGAACGCGACCACTATGACACGGTTGTGGATGCGACTGGCGCGATTCCGGTGATGAGTCGCGCGCTCGAATTCGCGCGACCTGGGGGCAAGGTTTTGTTGTTTGGAGTTCCACCCCAGGGCGCGAAAATCACGCTCGACGCGTTTACGATTTTTCGCAAAGGACTGACGATTCTTTCGTCCTTCACCTCGGTACGCAATTCCCTCCAAGCCGTCGCGTTGTTGCAAAGCGAACGCATCCGAGTCGCCGATTTGATTTCGCATCGTTTGCCCCTGCGTGATTTCGAGCGTGGCATTGAATTGATCGAACAAGGAGCAGAGAACGTCAAGAAAGTAATGCTATTGCCGAACGGATAA
- a CDS encoding SDR family oxidoreductase: protein MSILDRFRLDGKTALITGGGQGIGRAYALALAEAGANVAIVDVNATTANQVAEEIRQLGRRSLAIMADVTRREDVASMVQTIVREWGKLDIGVNNAGVGEWVKSEEMPEEKWDWLMDINLKGVFLCAQAEAQVMIPRRSGKIISTASMSGSIVNRPQPQAAYNASKAAVIHLTRSLAAEWAQYGINVNCISPGYIYTPLIGTPERAPMIKEWLSMIPQGRVGQVTDLQGAIVYLASEASDYMTGHDLVIDGGYTAW from the coding sequence ATGTCAATCCTGGATCGCTTTCGTTTGGATGGCAAGACCGCGCTGATCACTGGCGGCGGACAAGGTATCGGTCGCGCGTACGCGCTCGCGCTTGCCGAAGCCGGCGCGAATGTTGCAATCGTGGACGTTAACGCGACAACCGCAAATCAAGTCGCGGAAGAAATCCGGCAACTGGGACGACGCTCACTCGCGATTATGGCTGATGTGACTCGGCGCGAGGATGTGGCGAGCATGGTGCAGACGATTGTGCGCGAGTGGGGCAAGCTCGACATTGGCGTAAACAACGCCGGCGTCGGCGAGTGGGTCAAGAGCGAGGAGATGCCGGAAGAAAAATGGGACTGGTTAATGGACATCAACTTGAAAGGCGTGTTCCTGTGCGCGCAGGCAGAAGCCCAGGTGATGATTCCGCGCAGGTCTGGCAAGATCATCAGCACGGCTTCCATGTCCGGCAGTATCGTCAATCGTCCGCAACCGCAAGCCGCGTACAACGCGTCGAAAGCGGCGGTCATTCACTTGACGCGCAGCCTCGCGGCGGAATGGGCGCAGTACGGCATCAACGTCAATTGCATCAGCCCGGGCTATATCTACACACCGCTCATTGGAACGCCAGAGCGCGCGCCGATGATCAAAGAGTGGTTGAGCATGATTCCCCAGGGTCGCGTTGGGCAAGTGACCGATCTGCAAGGCGCGATTGTCTATCTCGCATCCGAGGCGTCCGATTACATGACCGGTCACGATCTGGTGATTGACGGCGGCTATACCGCGTGGTGA
- a CDS encoding RpiB/LacA/LacB family sugar-phosphate isomerase produces MADKTQPIVIGSDHFGLALKNILRDYLPDLGYVVDDMGVQDTTPIDYPDIGASVAEMIAQGKYARGVLICGTGAGMAIVANKVPGVRAVAVTDPYLAERARASNNAQIIAFGSQVTTAEVAKRLLDIWLASEFQGGRSAPKVAKIEQLDAKYHKR; encoded by the coding sequence ATGGCTGATAAAACACAACCGATCGTGATTGGCTCGGACCATTTTGGCTTGGCGCTCAAAAATATCTTGCGCGATTATCTGCCCGACCTGGGATATGTCGTGGATGACATGGGCGTCCAAGATACGACGCCGATTGATTATCCCGACATTGGCGCGAGCGTGGCGGAGATGATCGCACAAGGCAAGTACGCGCGCGGCGTGTTGATCTGCGGCACGGGCGCAGGTATGGCAATCGTCGCGAACAAGGTGCCAGGCGTGCGCGCCGTCGCGGTCACCGATCCCTACCTGGCAGAACGCGCGCGCGCCAGCAACAACGCACAGATTATCGCGTTTGGCAGTCAGGTCACAACGGCTGAGGTTGCGAAAAGGTTGCTCGACATTTGGCTGGCGAGTGAATTCCAGGGTGGACGGTCCGCGCCCAAGGTCGCCAAGATCGAACAGTTGGATGCCAAGTATCATAAAAGGTGA
- a CDS encoding HAD-IIA family hydrolase gives MRVDGFVFDLDGTVYLGDHALPGAVEAIATLRQRGKRAIFVSNKPLEPRDSYASKLTRLGIPTSPADIITSAFVLGHHLAKTMPHVHLYVIGEPSLRAELRGYGLIVLDDQMEQDPKQVINIEGIDAVVVAFDRTLDYRKLNTAYQALKRGAHFFATNGDKACPMPGGDIPDAGATIAALEHITGRKIELLAGKPSGLIMQTALEQLQLPPDRCMMVGDRLETDMRMGQEAGMLTAATLTGVCTRADIARLDRQPDLVIENLLELTTLVE, from the coding sequence ATGCGTGTGGATGGATTCGTCTTTGACCTGGACGGCACGGTGTACTTGGGCGACCACGCGTTGCCCGGCGCGGTAGAAGCCATCGCGACCCTGCGCCAACGCGGCAAGCGCGCGATCTTTGTCAGCAACAAGCCGCTGGAGCCGCGCGACAGTTACGCGAGCAAATTAACGCGCCTGGGTATTCCCACCTCGCCGGCGGACATTATTACCTCAGCGTTCGTCCTCGGACATCACCTCGCCAAGACCATGCCTCACGTGCATTTGTACGTGATCGGCGAGCCAAGTTTGCGCGCCGAACTGCGCGGCTATGGATTGATCGTACTTGATGACCAAATGGAGCAAGACCCCAAGCAAGTCATCAACATCGAAGGCATTGACGCGGTCGTCGTCGCGTTTGATCGCACGTTGGACTATCGCAAACTCAACACTGCGTATCAGGCGCTCAAGCGCGGCGCGCATTTTTTTGCGACGAACGGCGACAAGGCATGTCCGATGCCGGGCGGCGACATTCCGGATGCCGGGGCAACTATCGCGGCGCTGGAACACATCACGGGACGCAAGATCGAGTTGCTCGCCGGCAAGCCATCGGGTTTGATCATGCAAACCGCGCTGGAGCAATTGCAGTTACCGCCTGATCGTTGTATGATGGTCGGCGACCGCTTGGAAACGGATATGCGGATGGGACAGGAAGCGGGTATGCTGACCGCCGCGACATTGACCGGCGTTTGCACGCGCGCAGACATCGCGCGCTTGGATCGCCAACCCGACCTGGTGATTGAGAACTTGCTCGAACTGACCACACTCGTCGAGTGA